The nucleotide sequence CCAATAGGTAAGATTGCCAAGTCTAATTTGGTACGCATTGGAATCAATTTCATATCCATTGTCAAGGCGGTGTCACCTGCAATGTAGATGTTTTTACGTTCACCCTCGATGACGAAACCTCCAGGATTACCGCCGTAAGTACCGTCAGGAAATGAGCTAGAATGTACTGCATTGACATATTTTACTTTTCCAAAATCAAAATCCCAGCTTCCGCCGTGGTTCATAGGATGGGCTGTAAAACCTTTGGATGCGTAGTAACCTGCAATTTCAGCATTTGAAACAATCACAGCATCTGTATTTGAAGCAATGGCTTCGACATCCAAAACATGATCTCCGTGTGCGTGGGTTAACAAAATATAATCTGCCTTGAGCGTATTGATATCAATATGAGCCGCTTTGGGGTTTCCTGTAATAAATGGGTCTACTATAATATTGACATTTCCAACTTGTATTCCAAGGGATGCATGACCGTAAAATGTTATTTTCATTTGTATCTTTTTACTAATTACTACTCATGCGAATCATGAATTGAATTTATAACTTTTGGTTTTCAAAGCAAACCTTACAGGTTTTTAAAACCTGTAAGGTTTAACACTAAGAACTATAGGATACTATTTCAACCCTTGATTCGCAGTACTCACTAATCACTCTTTAAATCTATCTTCCTCCTAAAAACAAGTTCACTAATATATCCGAAAAGAAGAAAATTATGCACAATGAAAGTAACACAGCCAAGGCAAATGTACTCAAAGCCAGTTTCTTTAATTCAGGATCTAGGTCTTTAGGATTTTCATTCTTAGAGACCGTATGCAAATGTTTAAGTAAAGGAATAAAGGTTACTAAATAGATATATTGATCAAATTTAAAATTACTTAAGATAGAGAAAATAAGTACGGAAACCATCGCCGATACAATCAAAAAATAGTGATAAATTTTAGCTTTGGCACCTCCAATTTTAACTACAATGGTATTTTTATTTGATTTTCTGTCCGATTCTTCATCACGCATATTGTTCAAGTTTAGCACTCCAACACTTAACAATCCAATAGCCGCAGCTGGTAGAATAAGCAACGCATCGATTTCCTTAGAATACAAGAAATTCACCCCTAAAGTACTGACCAAACCAAAAAATACAAACACAAACAAGTCACCATAACCACGATAACCGTAAGCCGTATTCCCAACAGTATAACGAATAGCCGAAATAATAGCCAAAATCCCTAATCCTAAAAAGAACAGTGTATAAAAAATATTGGTATCCGTAAAGGCAAAGTAAATCAATAGGACAGCAGAAAGTAATGTCAACATAGCCGTAATTACGATGGCTTGCTTCATTGCTTTACGCGATATCACACCACTTTGAATAGCTCGTTTAGGCCCTACTCTATCGTCATTATCCGTTCCTTTGACTCCATCACCATAATCATTGGCGAAATTAGAAAGGATTTGCAGTCCTAAAGTCGTCAATATGGCAAAACCAAAGAGTCTCCAGTTGAATACTTCAGTTGGGGTTAATATATCAGTTGTGGGGTGTGCAAGTGCATACATACTCCCTACGATTATCCCAGATACTGATAATGGTAAAGTACGTAGTCTTGCTGCTTCAATCCAATGTTTCATTTTATTTGTTTTGTTTGATTTTGTTTCAAGTTTAAGGTTTCAAGTTAACTTCTAACAAGGTTAAACTTGAAACTTGAAACTCTTTTTATGGCAACCACTTTTTCTCAAAGTTTGGTTTTCTTTTTTCTAGGAAGGCGTTGCGTCCTTCTTTAGCTTCTTCGGTCATGTAGGCAAGTCTTGTGGCTTCTCCAGCAAAAACTTGTTGGCCAACCATTCCATCATCAGTAAGGTTCATGGCAAATTTCAGCATTTTGATTGATGTTGGCGATTTAGCCAAAATTTCTTGAGCCCATTCGTAAGCGGTATCTTCTAGTTCGTCATGCGGAATAACAGCGTTGACCATTCCCATTTCAAAAGCTTCTTGAGCGGAATAATTGCGACCTAGGAAGAAAATTTCTCTAGCTTTCTTTTGCCCTACCATTTTGGCAAGGTACGCAGAACCGTAACCACCATCAAAACTAGTAACATCAGCATCCGTTTGTTTGAAGATAGCGTGTTCTTTACTTGCCAAGGTCATATCGCAAACTACATGTAAACTATGCCCTCCTCCTACTGCCCAACCTGGAACAACTGCAATAACGACTTTAGGCATAAAACGAATGAGACGTTGTACTTCAAGAATATTCAAACGGTGTTGCCCATCTTCACCTACATAACCTTGATGGCCACGAGCGTTCTGGTCACCACCACTACAAAAAGAATACACACCATCCTTAGTAGAAGGACCTTCAGCCGAAAGCAAGACTACCCCTATAGAGGTATCCTCTTGAGCATCGTAAAACGCATCGTATAATTCAGAAGTAGTTTTAGGGCGGAATGCGTTTCGTACATTCGGACGGTTAAAGGCGATTCGCGCCACACCGTTGCATTTCTTATATGTGATATCTTCGTATTCTTTGGCAGTAATCCAATCCATGCTAAAATTCGTTTAATAATTACAGCGTAAAAATAAATCATTTTTTTGCATTTACTACTATTAAGCACCTATGAAAACCCAGTAATCTTTATCCCGTTAAACGCTAAAAACTGTTAAAAAACAAAAAATAAAATGCGTTTTGTATGTTTAAATATATTTTTTTTACTAATTTAGACATAGTTAGTTAGCGCATTGGTCAAATATTTACAATCCTAACTAGCTAGAGCATACTTCACTGATTTATTAACCTAAAAAAAGAATATTTGAAAAACACATCAAGCTTTATCACTCTTTTTTGTACGGTACTAAATTTAATCATCCGAAGAGAAGAGCCCATGAGGGAAGCACTAGTTTTTATGACGATTGACCGGAAGTAGCACCTATGGTTACCCTGTTGGATTACTATACTTGATTATACAAAAAATCATTAAAATGAATAAGTAAAATCCAAAGACGTCAAACCCAACCTGCGGTTAAAATGTGAAATGGCTTCATTATAAATTGTAGTCGCTAAAAAAGATAAAGAAAGAGTACGAGAACGAAACTTTTAAAGTTTCATTTTATTAAACATATACAGCAATTCCAAAATAAGAAAGGCTGTAAAAGAGAAAGACTAACCCGCAAGGATTAGTCTTTCTTTTTTTGCATAAGTTTCTGAGATTCTAAGTTGCTAAGCTTTTTCTTCAATACCTTTTTGCGGATCAATCCTAAATACGTCAGTTCGAGTGAATTTTCAGAAAATGCGAATAGCTTTTTCAGAAAATTTGTATCGAGAACCTTTTTCAATAAAAAACTACTATTGTATTACTTATACCATTTAAACGTAGAAAGTCCTGAGATACTAAGATTCTATGTCAAATCGTATTTTTCGATTAAACAATTAAACGAATAAGCGATTAACCATTCTGCTGCTCAATCAAATAAATCCCGTCATCCTTAATCTCAATTCTTTTTTCACGGTACAAAGCACCAATGGCCTTTTTGAATGTTTTCTTACTCATCTTCAAAACCGTTTTGATGTCTTCAGGATGTGAGTTGTCGTTCAAACGAAGGAATCCACGGCTTGCTCGCAATTCGTCCAATATTTTTTCGGCATTAGGCTCTACGTTTTCGTAGCCCTGTATCTGTAACGAAACATCAATTTTGTTATCAGGACGAATGTTTTTGATGTATCCACGCATACGGTCTCCCGTACGAATCGCATCATCATAGACCTCATCCTTGTACAACAAGCCTTTGTGTCTTTCGTTGATGATGACATTAATCCCCAGTTCAGTGATGTGCGACACAATCAAATCGACTTCTTCGCCTTTTTCAACTGTCAAGACATCGTTTTTCAAAAACTGATTCGTTTTACTCGATGCTACCAAACGGTTTGTTTTCTCGTCCATGTACAAATACACCAGGTAACGTTTCCCTTTTTCCATCGGGCGGGCTTGCTCCTTAAACGGAACCAGAATATCTTTTTCCATTCCCCAATCCATAAAAGCCCCTACTTGGTTGACATAATTTACACGCAAAAGCGCAAATTCATTCAACAAAATATAAGGTTCTAATGTAGTGGCAACAGGACGCTGCTCGTGGTCAAGATAGACAAAAACGATAAGCTCCTCGCCTATATCGAAAACCTTGGGCACATATTTATTTGGCAATAAGACATCGTGAATTCCCTCTGGATCTTTTTCTGGATCCCCCAGAAACAACCCAACTTGAGTATCACGTAAAATCTTCAATGCATTGTATTTTCCTAATTTAATCATGGTATGCTATTTTCTAAAGGCGCAAAGGTACGAACTTAGAAAATAGCAACAGCTCCCTTTGTTGCAATTCCGCTTATATTCGTTTTTAGGAGCTGAAAATCCCGTTTTTCAAAACCAGCTTCCCTCCTGCTATCGCCTTTATCTCCTTCCGCTCCGCTGCAGGAGGATATCGACTCAAACGAAGTTCACTGAACTCCGATTAAAGTCAATATAAGTGAAGTAATCAGGGCTAGATAGGACGTGTTTATTTCCATAATATCAGACTGCAAAATATCTTACAAATAAAAAATCCTTTTGATGATTTGTAAGAAAAAAATAATATATTTGAAAATAAATAAAGTATGACACTTGTTATACACATGTACCCATATTTGTTGGGTGGCTTTGTATGGTTTTGTCATACATATATACAAGTTAGCAGTAACTTTCTCTCACGCGACATCCCAAACTAATTGATTGAAAATTTAAATAAAAATTATATGCCAGAATTAATCACAAAGTATAGAATATTTCTAGCCTCTCCTTCAGATCTTTATGACGAAAGAGAATCTATTAATGATGTCATAAAGGAACTGAATTTGACATATGGTAATCAAAACAATATAGTTTTAGAATTATTAAAATGGGAAACAAATTCTGCACCTGCAATAAGTAATAATGGAGTGCAAAATATAATTAATAATGACATACCAACTTACGATTTGTTCATTGGTTTATTATGGATGCGATTTGGAACACCAACAAGTGAATTTGGATCTGGAACAGAAGAAGAATTTAATATAGCATATCAAAAATTTCAAGAAGATAATAATTCAATTCAAATTTTACTATATTTTAAAAATGCTACACCAAAATCTTTAGATGATATAAACACAGAACAATTAGGGAAAGTAAAATTATTCAAATCATCATTAGGAGAAAAAAACGTACTTTATTGGGACTTTATTGTAAAGGAGGAACTTAGCAGGTTTTTAAGGATACATATACCTACACGAATTGAAAATTTAAAATCTAAAAATACCTATGAAACTATAGAAAAAAAGATTCCTTCTGAAACTGAACAGAGAGAAATTATAGAAATTGAGGAAGAATTGGGCGTATTAGATTTTCAAGAATTAATTGAAGAAAGCTTTGCAACCTCTACACAATCTTTGACAATAATTTCAGATGCAACGTCTTGGATTGGTTCAGAGATGAATAAAAAAACTAGTGAAATTAATAAATTAGTTGCTAAAAATAAAAATCAACCACTATCTATAAAAGTGCAAAGAAATATATTTGAGCGTACAGCAGAAAGTATGAATAATTTTGCTCAAAGAATTGAACCTGAAATACCAATTTATATGACTAATTTTGAAAAAGGAATAGACTCTTTTTCAAAATTAATAATGATTTACAAATCAGATTTTGATAATAAAAAAGAGGATATTATTGAGGCTAGTGATTCATTAGATTTTTTAATAGCCCAAATAGAAAAATCTCTAATAAATTTACAGGAATTTTTAACGTCAATTGAGCAACTGCCAAAAATGTCGAAAGAAATAAATAATGCAAAACGAAATGTAGCGAACAAACTTTCTGATTTTATAACTAATCTTAAAATGAGCGTAACTTTAGGAAAAGAAGTTCATAAAAACATCAATCTAAAAGAATAAAAGCTACTGCTAACCGCCATTTTGATATAGCTGGAATTTAGTGGAATTACCGTTTCGCATCAAGTTTTCGTTAAGCCGAAAATTGAGCGATTACAAACTTCCAGCCATCTCAAAGTGGACTTACG is from Flavobacterium sp. NG2 and encodes:
- a CDS encoding DUF4062 domain-containing protein — its product is MPELITKYRIFLASPSDLYDERESINDVIKELNLTYGNQNNIVLELLKWETNSAPAISNNGVQNIINNDIPTYDLFIGLLWMRFGTPTSEFGSGTEEEFNIAYQKFQEDNNSIQILLYFKNATPKSLDDINTEQLGKVKLFKSSLGEKNVLYWDFIVKEELSRFLRIHIPTRIENLKSKNTYETIEKKIPSETEQREIIEIEEELGVLDFQELIEESFATSTQSLTIISDATSWIGSEMNKKTSEINKLVAKNKNQPLSIKVQRNIFERTAESMNNFAQRIEPEIPIYMTNFEKGIDSFSKLIMIYKSDFDNKKEDIIEASDSLDFLIAQIEKSLINLQEFLTSIEQLPKMSKEINNAKRNVANKLSDFITNLKMSVTLGKEVHKNINLKE
- a CDS encoding S1 RNA-binding domain-containing protein codes for the protein MIKLGKYNALKILRDTQVGLFLGDPEKDPEGIHDVLLPNKYVPKVFDIGEELIVFVYLDHEQRPVATTLEPYILLNEFALLRVNYVNQVGAFMDWGMEKDILVPFKEQARPMEKGKRYLVYLYMDEKTNRLVASSKTNQFLKNDVLTVEKGEEVDLIVSHITELGINVIINERHKGLLYKDEVYDDAIRTGDRMRGYIKNIRPDNKIDVSLQIQGYENVEPNAEKILDELRASRGFLRLNDNSHPEDIKTVLKMSKKTFKKAIGALYREKRIEIKDDGIYLIEQQNG
- the menA gene encoding 1,4-dihydroxy-2-naphthoate octaprenyltransferase, whose amino-acid sequence is MKHWIEAARLRTLPLSVSGIIVGSMYALAHPTTDILTPTEVFNWRLFGFAILTTLGLQILSNFANDYGDGVKGTDNDDRVGPKRAIQSGVISRKAMKQAIVITAMLTLLSAVLLIYFAFTDTNIFYTLFFLGLGILAIISAIRYTVGNTAYGYRGYGDLFVFVFFGLVSTLGVNFLYSKEIDALLILPAAAIGLLSVGVLNLNNMRDEESDRKSNKNTIVVKIGGAKAKIYHYFLIVSAMVSVLIFSILSNFKFDQYIYLVTFIPLLKHLHTVSKNENPKDLDPELKKLALSTFALAVLLSLCIIFFFSDILVNLFLGGR
- a CDS encoding metal-dependent hydrolase, producing MKITFYGHASLGIQVGNVNIIVDPFITGNPKAAHIDINTLKADYILLTHAHGDHVLDVEAIASNTDAVIVSNAEIAGYYASKGFTAHPMNHGGSWDFDFGKVKYVNAVHSSSFPDGTYGGNPGGFVIEGERKNIYIAGDTALTMDMKLIPMRTKLDLAILPIGDNFTMDVEDAIIASDFVQCDKVLGIHYDTFGYIEINHKEAIQKFFDKDKDLMLLAIGESIEL
- a CDS encoding 1,4-dihydroxy-2-naphthoyl-CoA synthase gives rise to the protein MDWITAKEYEDITYKKCNGVARIAFNRPNVRNAFRPKTTSELYDAFYDAQEDTSIGVVLLSAEGPSTKDGVYSFCSGGDQNARGHQGYVGEDGQHRLNILEVQRLIRFMPKVVIAVVPGWAVGGGHSLHVVCDMTLASKEHAIFKQTDADVTSFDGGYGSAYLAKMVGQKKAREIFFLGRNYSAQEAFEMGMVNAVIPHDELEDTAYEWAQEILAKSPTSIKMLKFAMNLTDDGMVGQQVFAGEATRLAYMTEEAKEGRNAFLEKRKPNFEKKWLP